The Actinomyces lilanjuaniae genome segment CTGACGAGATGGCACGTACCTACTCTCCGCTGTACAAGGTCAACCCGCCCCTGCGCACCTCGGCTGACGTCGAGGCACTGCGCCAGGCCCTGGCCGACGGCACCATCGACGTGGTCGGTACTGACCACGCGCCCCACCCCCTGGAGGACAAGGACTGCGAGTGGGCGGCAGGGGCCTTTGGCATGACAGGTCTGGAGACGGCACTCAGCGTCCTCATCGAGACCATGGTCTCCACCGGTCGCATGGGCTGGCGCGACCTTGCCCGCGTCATGTCCGCCACCCCGGCGCGTATCGGTCGTCTGAGTGACCAGGGCCAGGACCTGGAGCCTGGTGCCGCGGCCAACGTCACGGTGGTGGACCCCGACGTACGGCGTACCGTGGACGGTGCGGCGCAGTGGACCAGCTCGGACAACACCCCCTACGCGGGCACGGAGCTGCCTGGCCAGGTGCGGGCGACCTTCCTGCACGGGCGGCCTACCGTCCTGGACGGCGTACCGGTGGTGGCCGCGGGCAGCAGGGCGTGACCACGGTGGCTACCGTGGTCACGGGAGGCCGCGGGCGGCAGACCGCCCTGCTCGTGCTGGAGGACGGCTACGTTCTGCGCGGCCGCAGCTACGGGGCGGTGGGACGTACGGTGGGGGAGATCGTCTTCAGCACAGCGATGACCGGCTACCAGGAGACGCTGACGGACCCGTCCTACCATCGTCAGATCGTGGTCCAGACGGCTCCCCACATCGGCAACACGGGGGTCAACGACGAGGACCCAGAGTCCGCACGCATCTGGGTGGCCGGGTACGTCGTGCGTGATCCCGCCCGGCGGGCGTCAAGCTGGCGCTCGCGCCGCGAGCTGGAGGACGAGCTGTGCTCGGCCGGGGTCGTGGGCCTGTGCGAGGTGGACACCCGGGCACTGACCCGCCACCTGCGTGAGGCCGGGGCCATGCGTGCGGGGGTGTTCTCCGGGCAGGCTCTTCCTGCAGGTGCTGAGGACGCCGGGGGTCCGAGCCCGGCTGCGGTGGAGATATGCCTGGAGGCGGTGCGCTCCGAGCCCGGCATGACCGGGCAGGCACTGGCCGCCGAGGTCACGACCAGCCGTGGCTACGTGGTGGAGCCCTCGGGCGAGTTCGAGGGCCGCCAGCCACGGGCTGTCGTGGCCGCCGTGGACCTGGGTATTAAGGCCCGGACTCCCTGGCAGCTGGCTGAGCGAGGCGCTCGCGTCCACGTCCTGCCCCAGTCGACGACCCTGGCGGAGGTGCTCGCACTCCGTCCCGACGGGGTCTTCTTCTCCAACGGGCCCGGCGACCCCGGTGCCTCGGACACCGAGGTGGAGCTGCTGCGCGGGGTCCTGGACGCCCGGATCCCCTTCTTCGGGATCTGCCTGGGCAACCAGCTGCTGGGGCGGGCGCTGGGCTACGGCACCTACAAGCTCGGCTACGGGCACCGGGGTACCAACCAGCCAGTCGTGGACCGTTCCACCGGGAAGGTGGAGATCACCGCCCACAACCACGGGTTCGCGGTCGACGCGCCCGTGGACGAGGCCTCGCTGGCTCCCTTCGACAACGGTAGGTACGGACGGGTAGAGGTGTCACACCTGGGACTCAACGACGGTGTGGTTGAGGGGCTGCGCGCCCTGGACCTGCCTGCCTTCTCTGTGCAGTACCACCCGGAGGCCGCCGCCGGGCCCCATGACGGCGAGCACCTCTTTGACCGTTTCATGCGTCTCATGCGGGACAACCAGGGAAGGTAAGGGTCCCAGTGCCGCTGCGTCCTGACATCTCCTCCGTGCTGGTCATCGGCTCGGGACCCATCGTCATCGGCCAGGCCTGCGAGTTCGACTACTCCGGTACCCAGGCCTGCAAGGTGCTGCGCTCCGAAGGCCTACGTGTCATCCTGGTCAACTCCAACCCGGCCACCATCATGACCGACCCGGACCTGGCCGATGCCACCTATGTCGAGCCGATCACGCCTGAGGTGCTCACCACAGTCATCGAGCGTGAGCGACCTGACGCGCTCCTGCCAACCCTGGGAGGGCAGACGGCGCTCAACGCCGCTGTGAGCCTGGCTGAGTCCGGGGTGCTGGAGCGTTACGGTGTCGAGCTCGTCGGCGCCTCGGCGGCCGCGATCAGGGCGGGGGAGGACCGCGACGAGTTCAAGGCCGTCGTCGAGCGGTGCGGGGCACAGGTAGCCCGGAGCCTCGTCGCCCACTCTATGGAGGAGTGCCGTGCCGGCGTGGAGGAGCTGGGCGGCTACCCGGTGGTGGTACGGCCCTCCTTCACCATGGGCGGCCTGGGCTCCGGGGTGGCCTACGGGCCTGAGGACCTGGAGCGTATCTGCGGCCAGGGACTGTCGGCGTCGCGGACCACGGAGGTACTCCTGGAGGAGTCCGTCCTGGGGTGGAAGGAGTATGAGCTCGAGCTCATGCGCGACTCGGCGGACAACGTCGTCGTCGTGTGCTCCATCGAGAATATCGACCCGGTCGGGGTCCACACGGGAGACTCCGTGACCGTGGCCCCGGCTCTGACGCTGACCGACCGCGAGCTCCAGCGGCTGCGTGACATCGGCATCGCGGTCATCCGGGAGGTGGGAGTCGATACCGGGGGCTGCAACATCCAGTTTGCGGTCGACCCCGCCACGGGACGTGTCATCGTCATCGAGATGAACCCCCGTGTGTCACGCTCCTCTGCCCTGGCCTCCAAGGCCACGGGCTTTCCCATCGCCAAGATCGCCGCCCGCCTGGCGGTGGGCTACACCCTGGAGGAGATCCCCAACGACATCACCGGCTCCACCCCGGCGTCCTTCGAGCCGACCCTGGACTACGTCGTGGTCAAGGTCCCGCGCTTCGCCTTTGAGAAGTTCCGGGGTGCGGACCCGACCCTGACGACCACCATGAAGTCAGTGGGGGAGGCCATGGCCATCGGCCGCTGCTTCACCGAGGCCCTCCAGAAGGCCATGCGGTCCCTGGACAAGCCGGGGACGGTCTTTCACTGGGAGGGTCAGGCACCCGGCGACCAGGAGGTGGCCGGGCTGATGGAGTCCGTGCGCACCCCCAGCGAGCACCGTCTGGTCGACCTCCAGCAGGCGCTCCGGGGAGGCGCCAGCCCCGAGCGGCTGAGCGAGGCCACGGCGATCGACCCCTGGTTCGTGGACCAGGTGCTCCTTGTGGAGGAGGTGGCCCAGGAGGTCAAGGACGCTGCGGCACTGACACCTGAGGTCCTGGCGCGGGCCAAGCGGCACGGCTTCTCCGACGCCCAGGTGGCGAGCCTGCGTGGCATCAGCCGGGAAGCAGTCCGGGAGGTGCGCCACGCCTTTGGACTACGACCGGTCTACAAGACGGTGGACACCTGCGCTGCCGAGTTCGCGGCCCGTACTCCCTACCTCTACTCCACCTACGAGGTCGAGACCGAGGTGGCACCCCGCCAGCGTGAGGCCGTCATCATCCTGGGAAGCGGCCCCAACCGGATCGGTCAGGGGATCGAGTTCGACTACTCCTGCGTCCACGCCTCGATGGCGCTGGCGCAGCGCTATGAGACAGTCATGGTCAACTGCAACCCGGAGACTGTCTCCACCGACTACGACATCTCCGACCGGCTCTACTTCGAGCCGCTGACCTTCGAGGACGTCATGGAGGTCTACGAGGCCGAGCGCCGTGCCGGCCCCGTGGCTGGGGTGGTCGTCCAGCTGGGAGGACAGACGCCTCTGTCCCTGGCGCAGCGCCTCCACGACGCCGGGGTCCCGGTCCTGGGGACCACTCCCGAGGCCATTGACGCCGCAGAGGACCGTGAGGTATTCGGGCTGGTGCTGGAGGCGGCCGGGCTGGAGGTGCCCGCTCACGGGACTGCGCTGAGCGACGAGCAGGCGCGGGCCGTGGCGGCCGACGTGGGCTACCCGGTGCTGGTACGTCCCAGCTACGTGCTGGGGGGGCGCGGCATGGAGATTGTCTACGACGCCGACGGTCTGGTCGACTACCTTGAGCGTGCGGGCCAGGAGCCCGGCGGTGCCTACGGCGGTGGCCCGCTCCTCGTCGACCGCTTCCTGGACGACGCCGTCGAGATCGACGTGGACGCGATCTATGACGGCACCGAGCTGTTTCTGGGCGGCGTCATGGAGCACATCGAGGAGGCCGGTATCCACTCCGGTGACTCCGCCTGCGTGCTCCCCCCTATGACGCTGTCCGATGCCGAGATCTCTCGCATCCGCCGCTCGACGCAGGCCATCGCGTCAGGACTGGGCGTACGAGGCCTGCTCAACATTCAGTTCGCCCTGGCCTCTGACATCCTCTACGTCATCGAGGCGAATCCCCGTGCCTCTCGGACGGTGCCCTTCGCCTCGAAGGCCTCAGGTGTGCCTCTGGCCAAGGCTGCCGCCCTGGTGATGGCCGGGGCCAGCATCGCCTCGCTCAGGCGCCGTGGGGACCTGCCTGCGCAGGACGCGGCCTTCTGGGACCCGGAGGACTCCGTGGCGGTCAAGGAGGCGGTGCTTCCCTTCCGGCGCTTCCGTACGGCTGAGGGGCACGTGGTGGACTCGCTGCTGGGCCCCGAGATGCGTTCCACCGGAGAGGTCATGGGCTATGACCTGGACTTTCCTCGTGCCTTTGCCAAGTCGCAGGCGGGTGCCTACGGCGGCCTGCCTCGCGAGGGGACTCTCTTTGTCTCCGTGGCCGACCGGGACAAGAGGGCCGTCATCCTCCCGGTAGCACGCCTGGCTGAGCTCGGCTTCACCGTGCTGGCCACGACAGGTACTGCCCAGGTGCTGCGGCGTAACGGTGTGAGCGCCACGGTTGTGCGCAAGGTCAGCGAGGGCGTGGGGGCGCACGGGGAGCAGACAGTGGTGGGGCTTATCGAGTCCGGCGCGGTCGACATGGTGGTCAACACCCCCAGGGGGCAGGGCGCCCGTGCTGACGGCTACTCTATCCGTGCCGCGACAACCGCTGCCGACCGTCCTATCATCACCACTGTCCAGCAGCTTCAGGCCGTGGTCCAGGCGCTGGAGGCCCAGCTGCGGGGACCGTTCACAGTTCGCAGCCTGCAGGAGCATATGAGTGCCCGTCTCCGCCGACGTGGTGCAGGCTTCTGCCAGAGCGGGACAGACAGCGTGACAACCATGGAGAACCCGGTGCTATGAGCGCAGCAGCTCGTGATCCGCGTCGCCGTACCGCACGTCCGCCCTTCGGAGCCAGGCTGGCCCAGGCCATGGCAGAGCGCGGTCCCGTGTGCGTGGGTATCGACCCGCACCCAGGCCTCCTGGAGGCCTGGGGGCTGGCGGACTCCCCTGTCGGCCTGCGCGACTTCTCCCTGCGGGTGGTGGAGGCCGTCTCCGGCCGAGTGGCTGCCGTCAAGCCGCAGGCTGCCTTCTTTGAGCGGCACGGCTCCGCGGGGGTGGCGGTGCTGGAGGAGGTCCTGCAAGCGCTGAGGGACGCCGGGACCTTGTCTATCCTTGACGTCAAGCGGGGCGACATCGGCTCCACGATGGGGGCCTACGCCCAGGCCTACCTGGGTGAGGACGCTCCTGCTGCGGCTGACGCGATCACAGTCTCGCCCTATCTGGGCTACGGGTCGCTCGCTCCGGCGCTGGAGCTCGCCTGCGCCACGGGCAGGGGAGTGTTTGTGCTGGCACTGACCTCTAACCCGGAGGGAGCTGAGGTCCAGCACGCGCGCAGCAGCGACGCGCGCTCAGTGGCGGCAGGTGTCGTCGAGGCTGTGGCCCGGTCGAACGCTGCCGCTGACAAGGCGGGCTACCTGGGCAGTGTCGGCCTGGTGGTGGGGGCCACGACCGGTGGCGCCGTGAGGGACCTGGGAATTGACCTGGCTTCGGCCAATGCTGCGCTGCTGGCCCCCGGGGTGGGGACTCAAGGAGCGGGGGCCGCAGAGCTGAGGAGCGTCTTCAGCGGGGTGCGGCACCGGGTCCTGGCCTCGACCTCCCGTGCAGTTTTGGAAGCGGGGCCTCAGGTGTCCGGGCTGCGGCGAGCGGCGGGGCAGACCCGCGAGGCGGTGGCCGCCGCGCTGGCCTGGTAAGCCACCGGGCGCCTGCGCCCGTGGCTGCCTGTAACCCCGGCTGAGGCACGATGTCGTGCCCATGAGGTCGTTCCGTGTGCGCCGACGTCACGTCCATCGTATCCTTGTGTTTCAGGTCACTGAAAGGGGGGAGGGGACTATGGTGCTTCCGGAGCTGACACCGCAGCAGCGGGCTGCTGCCCTGGAGAAGGCGGCAGCGGCGCGGGCACGACGGGCTGAGGTCAAGTCAGTGCTCAAGAGCGGCAGGCTGAGCCTGTCACGCTTCCTGGAGGAGGCCCAGGACGACAAGGTCCTGGGACGGATGAAGGTCAGGGCGCTGCTGCTGTCCCTGCCACGCGTGGGAGACACGACGGCCGACACCGTTCTGGAGGAGGTCGGTATCGCATCGTCGAGGCGGGTGCGTGGTCTGGGCTCTCAGCAGCGTGCCGAGCTGATCAGACGCTTCGGCTGAGGCGACAGGGACGAGCGCCCGGGGCTGTCTCACGGTCTGCCGCCCCACTCCGGCTCCCGCCGGGTGGTGCGGCAGCCCCCTGCTGTGTGCAGGCTGGTACGAGCCGCTCCGGTGAGCCATGATGTGCCCATGAGTGATGCTGCCGCCCCGGCACCCGCTGCCACCGTACCGAGGCCGGCTCGTCTGACAGTCCTGGCGGGGCCGACA includes the following:
- the carB gene encoding carbamoyl-phosphate synthase large subunit — encoded protein: MPLRPDISSVLVIGSGPIVIGQACEFDYSGTQACKVLRSEGLRVILVNSNPATIMTDPDLADATYVEPITPEVLTTVIERERPDALLPTLGGQTALNAAVSLAESGVLERYGVELVGASAAAIRAGEDRDEFKAVVERCGAQVARSLVAHSMEECRAGVEELGGYPVVVRPSFTMGGLGSGVAYGPEDLERICGQGLSASRTTEVLLEESVLGWKEYELELMRDSADNVVVVCSIENIDPVGVHTGDSVTVAPALTLTDRELQRLRDIGIAVIREVGVDTGGCNIQFAVDPATGRVIVIEMNPRVSRSSALASKATGFPIAKIAARLAVGYTLEEIPNDITGSTPASFEPTLDYVVVKVPRFAFEKFRGADPTLTTTMKSVGEAMAIGRCFTEALQKAMRSLDKPGTVFHWEGQAPGDQEVAGLMESVRTPSEHRLVDLQQALRGGASPERLSEATAIDPWFVDQVLLVEEVAQEVKDAAALTPEVLARAKRHGFSDAQVASLRGISREAVREVRHAFGLRPVYKTVDTCAAEFAARTPYLYSTYEVETEVAPRQREAVIILGSGPNRIGQGIEFDYSCVHASMALAQRYETVMVNCNPETVSTDYDISDRLYFEPLTFEDVMEVYEAERRAGPVAGVVVQLGGQTPLSLAQRLHDAGVPVLGTTPEAIDAAEDREVFGLVLEAAGLEVPAHGTALSDEQARAVAADVGYPVLVRPSYVLGGRGMEIVYDADGLVDYLERAGQEPGGAYGGGPLLVDRFLDDAVEIDVDAIYDGTELFLGGVMEHIEEAGIHSGDSACVLPPMTLSDAEISRIRRSTQAIASGLGVRGLLNIQFALASDILYVIEANPRASRTVPFASKASGVPLAKAAALVMAGASIASLRRRGDLPAQDAAFWDPEDSVAVKEAVLPFRRFRTAEGHVVDSLLGPEMRSTGEVMGYDLDFPRAFAKSQAGAYGGLPREGTLFVSVADRDKRAVILPVARLAELGFTVLATTGTAQVLRRNGVSATVVRKVSEGVGAHGEQTVVGLIESGAVDMVVNTPRGQGARADGYSIRAATTAADRPIITTVQQLQAVVQALEAQLRGPFTVRSLQEHMSARLRRRGAGFCQSGTDSVTTMENPVL
- the pyrF gene encoding orotidine-5'-phosphate decarboxylase, which codes for MSAAARDPRRRTARPPFGARLAQAMAERGPVCVGIDPHPGLLEAWGLADSPVGLRDFSLRVVEAVSGRVAAVKPQAAFFERHGSAGVAVLEEVLQALRDAGTLSILDVKRGDIGSTMGAYAQAYLGEDAPAAADAITVSPYLGYGSLAPALELACATGRGVFVLALTSNPEGAEVQHARSSDARSVAAGVVEAVARSNAAADKAGYLGSVGLVVGATTGGAVRDLGIDLASANAALLAPGVGTQGAGAAELRSVFSGVRHRVLASTSRAVLEAGPQVSGLRRAAGQTREAVAAALAW
- the mihF gene encoding integration host factor, actinobacterial type, whose product is MVLPELTPQQRAAALEKAAAARARRAEVKSVLKSGRLSLSRFLEEAQDDKVLGRMKVRALLLSLPRVGDTTADTVLEEVGIASSRRVRGLGSQQRAELIRRFG
- the carA gene encoding glutamine-hydrolyzing carbamoyl-phosphate synthase small subunit; the encoded protein is MATVVTGGRGRQTALLVLEDGYVLRGRSYGAVGRTVGEIVFSTAMTGYQETLTDPSYHRQIVVQTAPHIGNTGVNDEDPESARIWVAGYVVRDPARRASSWRSRRELEDELCSAGVVGLCEVDTRALTRHLREAGAMRAGVFSGQALPAGAEDAGGPSPAAVEICLEAVRSEPGMTGQALAAEVTTSRGYVVEPSGEFEGRQPRAVVAAVDLGIKARTPWQLAERGARVHVLPQSTTLAEVLALRPDGVFFSNGPGDPGASDTEVELLRGVLDARIPFFGICLGNQLLGRALGYGTYKLGYGHRGTNQPVVDRSTGKVEITAHNHGFAVDAPVDEASLAPFDNGRYGRVEVSHLGLNDGVVEGLRALDLPAFSVQYHPEAAAGPHDGEHLFDRFMRLMRDNQGR